Genomic window (Vigna radiata var. radiata cultivar VC1973A unplaced genomic scaffold, Vradiata_ver6 scaffold_332, whole genome shotgun sequence):
TCGTCAGTCTGAGTCACTAAGTCCATGGTTGGCACAACAACGACATGAAATGTtgtttttagaaaacaaaatcaattatgtgTTTTCAAAACACTTCGTAATGATAGGATTGGGTCCTCCTAGCTTCACCAAACAATTAGATTTCATGCTTTGACTGTACTGTTCACCACTTCAAGTCGTTTTTTCTTCGGTGATGTTCCTGTCTATTTTCTATTGTGTTTCCAATTGTTGTTGAGTCACCTTTGCTTTGCACAACGTTTGGCATCACGATAATGTCTCCGACCACTGTTTTGCTGCTCTTCTCTGGCACTGTCATCTTCTCTGAGTTGCCTCTCCTCTCTCCAAAGAGGTTAGGATGCCGTTTAAGCCCACCCATCACCactatttctctttttagttttttttctgaTTAATATCATTAGtagactttgtttttcttttttgtttgttttaaaccCACTTTAAAGGGAGAAACTGGTGATCCCTTGTGAATATTTGCCTTTTATGCTTGAATTTGGTTAAATGATAGCTGGAGGAGtgtaaagaattaaataaaaagaaccGTACAAAACTGTGTAttttgtgtttgtattttttctatttGCAACTTTACTGAGTCAGTTCTTAATCCATGTAATATTCATGTATTGCATTGCTCTGAGCAGTGAAGTTCATAGTGTAGAAACCTAGCTATTCATGATTTCTATTTAATGGTTCAATACGATTTGGGATgcaaaatatacaaattgaggAGACAATCACATGGCAGCTGAAATTGTGTCACAAATTAGTGGATTTACTTGATACAGATCAGAACTTTGGAATTGTCGTGTACTGACTGACTGTGTGGGTTTTTTGTAAATTGTGTGGGCCACACAGTTGGGTCAATATGATTCAATGTGATGCGATGAAACGAAAAGAcacttaaactaaaaaaaaatggacAGATATGCATATTTGCAGTTTCCACATTAATATGTAGGAAAAAACCTATATAATTAATCTATTTCTTCCGATTTGTCCTCAACTGCACCTGAGAACAGAGCTAGAACAAACTTTAGCGTTCACGTCGTCTACCTACTAGTTACGAGCTAaaagtatatgaaaaatattcttatcAATATATCTTACAATGTTGTATATCATCTTAGTGATATCTTAGGATTGACTTTCATATTTTCTAGCTTTTTCATGATTTCTTTCCTTTGATTTAATTAGGTTAGGGGTcgatgttttctttttaaatttcagaTCATAACTTGCACATCAAATCATTGTAAATTTTTGCTTTCTAATTTTTGTTGGATTCATTCTCTACATAAATcctcattttgtttttgagagATAGATGTTGTACATTTTGTTAATAACATGTAGCTATTCATAAAATTTGTAATGTAATTCAAGCTAGTCTTCATTTCTTCTGAGTCAAATGATCTGTTACAATTTACGATTCACACTTATAAATTCAGAGATTGAAGAATGATCTGATATATGATAACCAATGTCCATTTTATACACTACTACAGTGTCATTTTTTTGGAGACTCAAGATTTGACGCACGAAACCAACTATTAATTAGTGTTTTTCAGGATACTTGCTAACTCAAAGCCATGTCCAAAGTGCAAGCGACCAATTGAAAAAAACCAAGGGTGCATGCATATGACTTGTACTCCACCTTGTAAATTTGAATTCTGCTGGTATGTATTTTCCCACCTGATTACTTTGCATGCTTccacttcctttttttttccgTTTATTGGTATGTatgatgcttttatattttcatatttaacaCTTCTAATGTCTATCTATTTCCAAACAACTTTAGTTTATGTGAATTTTACCTaatcttgatattttttttaatctgcaTAGGCTATGCCTTGGTGCGTGGTCAGACCATGGTGAAAGGACGGGTGGTTTTTATGCCTGCAATCGTTATGAAGCAGCTAAACAAGAGGGAGTGGTAAGGGACCTTGTAATGCTGTACTTTTCTTGATTCAGGTTTCAGACTAGCATTATTTGACTACCCCTGGCATCTATTTTGATAATGATATCTGCTTATGACCTTAATCTTGTTACATGTAGTATGATGAAactgaaagaagaagagaaatggCAAAGAATTCGCTGGAGAGGTACACACATTATTATGAGCGGTGGGCCAGCAACCAATCTGTATGCACGACTTGACACTTTTTCTGTCCATTATGGTTATGATGTTTTATCTACAATTCCCACATCCACTGTTTAATCTTTATTTTGCTTGAATTCGGTTGGGTTAGTGACGTataactaattttctttttctttaactatCAGTCAAGGCAAAAGGCTCTTGCAGATCTGCACCAGATGCAAACTGTTCATGTACGTTACTcgtaccttttttttttttattattttgttttcttccattttattCGCACCTTCTTCCCTCCAATTAGCTTGCAAGTGGCTTTGACAACTGAATTGAAATCTAATTTATTGTGCTAGGAAAGCTGATTTTTAAGCGTGCTTTGAAAAGTTTAGGAATAATGGAAAGTGAAATTGCAAATGGAAAAATATGTGTAGTCCCTCAAGTTGACAcagtaaaaatattaagttgTTCATCCTTTCATTgtacaataaaaaacaattcaacGTTGAAATCAACAAACTGAAAATAACTAGCCAAGGTCTTGGTTTTTGCCGCATTCCTCATGGctgcaattttttattttatttttttcttctttcttagccttttaattattttgctGTCAGGTTTCTGTGAATATAAACTCTCGAACAAAAAAGGAAGACAGATATACCTTTTTCTGTATTGCTTTGGCATTTTTCTTACCTGTAATTAAGGCTTAATATCTTGCTTTTCAGGAACTCTAAAATTGTGTACTATTTGTCTTTTTTTCCCTTGGGCAGATTGAGAAGCTTAGTGACACACAATGCCAGCCTGAATCACAGCTTAAGTTCATAACGGAGGCCTGGTTACAGGTAAATGAATATTAATAGTTTTGAACTTGgtataatgaatttttaaatatgttgattgttttacgAAACTTTCGATTGTTTTGGAATGCACAGTAGTTTTTTATTAGGAACTTGTTTGGACGACcttctttataaacatttatgggagagaaaaataaggagcaaaaattagtttatgaacAATTCAAAAGTACAAACTTAAGAGAAATTATATGAGCAAAACTTCTGCAAATTTACTTATGTATTTTTCTCCTAGAAGTGCTCATGGAAAAGTTCTTTCAAACAAGTTTTAGGACTAATAGTTCACTATTAATTGAACTGTTTTCTGAAGGTGGTCCTATGATGAGATTGTTTTCAGATGTTGTAAACTGGAAGGCTTTctaatttgaatttcatgttGGCAGATTGTTGAATGCAGGAGGGTGCTGAAATGGACATATGCATATGGGTACTACTTACCGGAGCATGAACATGCTAAAAAGCAGTTCTTTGAGTACTTACAAGGTTTTGTTTGTCAactttaattttcattgaaatgTCTTGCATTTGTGGTGGTTCTCCTACAAACGATGTTTTTATTCCCACCAGGTGAGGCAGAATCTGGTTTGGAGAGACTTCATCAATGTGCTGAAAAGGAACTACAGCTATTCCTAAATGCCGATGGGCCATCCAGAGAATTCAATGACTTCCGCACCAAACTAGCTGGATTGACCAGGTAGATGTCCCTGTCTGTATAGATGCTCATGTTCCAGCATGCACAtagttatatatgttttctaattcattttgttttggCAGTGTGACTCGAAACTACTTCGAGAATTTGGTGAGGGCATTGGAGAATGGTTTATCTGATGTGGATAGTAATGGGGCTGCTTCGAGCAAAGCAACGAGCTCCAAAAATGCAGCAGGGAGCAGCAAagggagaggaggaagaggaaaaaCAACTATCCGAACTAGCATATCCAGCAGAATGACTGATGATAATCATTGGTCTTGTGAACATTGTACCTATGCAAATGTTAGGTCTGCCACCACATGCCAGATGTGCAATCAACAGCGGCGATGACTTAGATCCTCCTCTAGAAACAAATGTTTTCTGCCTCAGGCCAATGCACCGAAAGCTGAAATGGAGTCTTTACTTCATGTTAAATCATATACTGGCTCCCTTTTTGTAAGGCTATTTTAATGTGAAAGGGGGTTAAGTCGCGTAAGAAAGGTTATCCTCCTCGCACTCCTATCCTATTGGATACACCACAATTTAATGTATATAATGTTTTATCTTAAACTTTCCGTGTTGGGTTTATGCAACAGGCTTCTGTAACTGAATATCATACACAGAACATACTGGATATGAACACAAATGTGCTTGTTTGTGTCCTGATTTCTTCTGAATCTCTCTGCAGCTTCTTTAATTTTACCTTGACTTGTGTATATGCCCCagttcttctttcttcaattcCACGAATAAGGGACCATTTGACACCAAATACACAAGTATTACGCACATTTATAGTACCTTTCAACTTTCACTGGATTCAGAATTTGGCTTGGTCTTTTTCGATATGTATGAACTCCCACTGCtagagttatattttttttaaggtatCAAA
Coding sequences:
- the LOC106778473 gene encoding probable E3 ubiquitin-protein ligase ARI7, coding for MDSEDDMHDANDIESLDDDFYSGETEDAPMDYYSDYDDVADDYFEDADDSDRIESRRPEQNFTILRELDIRQRQEDDITRVSTVLSIPRVSASILLRHYSWSVSKVHDAWFADEEQVRKTVGLLDKPVFQNSNARELTCGICFEMYPRSRVKSAACGHPYCHLCWAGYIGTSINDGPGCLVLRCPDPTCGAAVGQDMINLLASHEDKEKYDRYLLRSYIEDNKKTKWCPAPGCEYAVTFDAGSGNYDVSCLCSYGFCWNCTEEAHRPVDCGTVSKWILKNSAESENMNWILANSKPCPKCKRPIEKNQGCMHMTCTPPCKFEFCWLCLGAWSDHGERTGGFYACNRYEAAKQEGVYDETERRREMAKNSLERYTHYYERWASNQSSRQKALADLHQMQTVHIEKLSDTQCQPESQLKFITEAWLQIVECRRVLKWTYAYGYYLPEHEHAKKQFFEYLQGEAESGLERLHQCAEKELQLFLNADGPSREFNDFRTKLAGLTSVTRNYFENLVRALENGLSDVDSNGAASSKATSSKNAAGSSKGRGGRGKTTIRTSISSRMTDDNHWSCEHCTYANVRSATTCQMCNQQRR